The following are encoded together in the Gimesia chilikensis genome:
- a CDS encoding HisA/HisF-related TIM barrel protein, whose product MKIIPVLDILNQTVVRGVAGERDRYQPLQSNLTDSSDPLDLARAMRAEFGLSEFYVADLDAIIHQRQNLELYQGLLAEGFTFLLDCGLRIIADCEDLQEYPGINIVAGLETLAGPEELAALVDQWGSQRTFFSLDLKQGQPVVSAVAGNPFAELTNPLDVAELAREQGVSQMILLDLAQVGTGQGTGTEELCQTLHARYPELTLITGGGIRNAAELQAQAELGAEGVLVASALHDGRLGRDVVLSLS is encoded by the coding sequence ATGAAAATCATTCCGGTACTGGACATTCTGAATCAAACCGTGGTGCGGGGGGTGGCGGGAGAACGTGATCGGTATCAACCCCTCCAGAGCAATCTGACTGACTCCAGTGATCCACTCGATCTGGCCCGGGCGATGCGCGCTGAATTTGGTCTCAGTGAATTCTATGTGGCCGACCTCGATGCCATCATCCACCAGCGGCAGAATCTTGAGTTGTACCAGGGCCTGCTTGCCGAAGGTTTTACATTCCTGCTCGATTGCGGTCTGCGCATCATAGCGGACTGTGAGGACTTACAGGAATATCCGGGCATCAACATCGTGGCTGGCCTGGAGACGCTGGCAGGACCTGAAGAACTGGCGGCGCTCGTCGATCAGTGGGGGAGTCAGAGAACGTTCTTCAGTCTCGACCTGAAACAGGGGCAGCCTGTAGTCAGTGCTGTTGCTGGGAACCCGTTTGCGGAGCTTACGAATCCTCTCGATGTGGCAGAGCTGGCGCGGGAACAGGGCGTTTCGCAGATGATTCTGCTCGATCTGGCACAGGTCGGCACCGGTCAGGGGACCGGCACCGAAGAGTTGTGTCAGACGTTACACGCACGATATCCCGAGCTTACGCTGATCACCGGAGGGGGGATTCGCAATGCTGCGGAGCTCCAGGCTCAGGCGGAACTTGGGGCAGAGGGGGTGCTTGTCGCCTCTGCCTTGCATGACGGACGACTGGGGAGAGACGTGGTGCTCTCCCTGTCGTGA
- a CDS encoding GNAT family N-acetyltransferase, protein MMQIIEADLSEPRNAAAVVTLLNSYACSPEGGGKPLTQTVQENLAPRLHERNDAVVVLAYEEETPVGLIICIEGFSSFACQPLLNIHDVFVAPEFRGTGLAGQLFEFVEQIARARGCCKLTLEVLEGNQRAQAAYRKFGFNGYELDPQMGHALFWEKKL, encoded by the coding sequence CTGATGCAGATTATCGAAGCCGACTTAAGTGAACCCCGTAACGCCGCGGCGGTGGTGACTCTGCTCAACAGCTACGCCTGTTCGCCGGAAGGGGGCGGCAAACCGTTGACACAAACGGTCCAGGAGAATCTGGCTCCGCGTCTGCATGAGCGTAACGATGCAGTGGTCGTTCTCGCGTATGAGGAAGAGACCCCCGTCGGACTGATTATCTGCATCGAAGGTTTTTCCTCGTTCGCCTGTCAGCCTCTACTGAATATCCACGATGTGTTCGTTGCTCCGGAGTTTCGCGGCACCGGTCTGGCTGGTCAGCTGTTTGAATTCGTCGAACAGATCGCCCGGGCACGAGGCTGCTGCAAACTTACGCTGGAAGTGCTGGAAGGAAATCAGCGTGCCCAGGCGGCTTACCGTAAATTCGGTTTCAACGGCTACGAACTAGATCCTCAAATGGGACATGCGCTGTTCTGGGAAAAGAAGCTCTAA
- a CDS encoding carbohydrate kinase family protein encodes MKYDVVGLGTVVVDHLVLLAQHPPQDAKTNIISDAYQVGGPVPTAQVVLSRLGKQCAFLGSWGDDQYGPLIAQDLAAEQLNLDASRLLPGTRSGYAQVWIDEQASTRTIACYRPEHWLQPEDLDRHIIQQARFLHLDGWPQETCRQAAQIAREAGVTVCLDAGSLKPGMETLIPYLNVMNCPRRFLSEYLQTDDVLAGGKALLDQGPELVTVTDGVRGAWLFSQEGCLHCAALPVLSLDTTGAGDVFSGALLYGLLEDWPRERVLKFACVTAALKCERLGNRDALPSLAEIEAVLQTKELNLSQLD; translated from the coding sequence ATGAAATATGATGTCGTCGGCCTGGGAACCGTTGTGGTGGACCACCTGGTCCTGCTGGCACAACACCCGCCCCAGGATGCGAAAACCAACATTATCAGCGACGCCTACCAGGTAGGCGGACCGGTGCCGACGGCGCAGGTAGTGCTCAGTCGCCTGGGAAAACAGTGCGCCTTTCTCGGCAGCTGGGGCGACGATCAATATGGTCCCCTGATTGCGCAGGACCTCGCAGCGGAGCAGCTGAACCTCGATGCCAGTCGTCTGCTCCCCGGGACCCGTTCGGGATATGCCCAGGTCTGGATCGACGAACAGGCGAGCACGCGTACCATCGCCTGCTATCGTCCCGAGCACTGGCTGCAACCGGAAGATCTGGATCGACATATCATTCAGCAGGCCCGCTTCCTGCACCTGGATGGCTGGCCGCAGGAAACCTGTCGGCAAGCAGCGCAGATCGCCCGGGAAGCCGGCGTGACCGTCTGTCTCGATGCCGGTTCTCTCAAGCCGGGGATGGAGACACTGATCCCTTACCTGAATGTCATGAACTGCCCCCGCCGGTTTCTCAGCGAATATCTACAGACAGACGATGTGCTGGCAGGCGGAAAAGCCTTACTGGACCAGGGACCGGAGCTGGTCACCGTGACCGATGGTGTGCGCGGCGCGTGGTTATTCAGTCAGGAAGGCTGTCTGCACTGCGCGGCACTCCCCGTGCTTTCTCTGGATACCACAGGGGCCGGCGATGTCTTCAGCGGTGCCCTGCTCTATGGTCTGCTTGAGGACTGGCCGCGCGAGCGGGTGCTGAAGTTCGCCTGTGTCACCGCAGCGTTGAAATGCGAACGCCTGGGCAATCGGGATGCACTGCCGTCCCTCGCGGAAATCGAAGCCGTCCTGCAGACTAAGGAGCTGAATCTTTCACAACTGGATTGA
- a CDS encoding fumarylacetoacetate hydrolase family protein — translation MKLAKVLLSNGERHVAIVEANGVQLLDLSQVDNIHRLSDILHSADPAGLAKFLIDKELPPVPFNQLEFLAPVDYQEVWAAGVTYKRSQVARMEESETAASHYDQVYTADRPELFFKATPNRVCGPNQPVRVRFDSQWSVPEPELALIVSPDQKLVGYTVGNDMSARDIEGENPLYLPQAKFYKQCCGLGPCVLLHEGPLDREATRIILTIERDGEEVFRGDTSVAEMARGLEDLISWLVKENDFPSGAILLTGTGIVPPDEFTLEDRDIVSIEITGIGTLINPVVKDSAP, via the coding sequence ATGAAGCTCGCGAAAGTGCTATTGTCAAACGGGGAACGTCATGTCGCCATCGTGGAAGCAAACGGAGTGCAGCTGCTGGATCTGTCACAGGTCGACAACATCCACCGTCTGTCGGACATCCTGCATTCCGCCGATCCGGCAGGACTGGCCAAATTCCTGATCGACAAAGAGCTGCCGCCCGTCCCCTTCAATCAGCTGGAGTTCCTCGCCCCCGTTGATTACCAGGAAGTCTGGGCCGCCGGTGTGACTTACAAACGCAGTCAGGTGGCGCGGATGGAAGAATCCGAAACAGCCGCTTCGCATTACGACCAGGTCTACACCGCAGATCGTCCCGAGCTCTTTTTCAAAGCAACTCCCAACCGGGTCTGTGGTCCGAATCAGCCGGTCCGTGTCCGCTTTGACAGTCAGTGGTCTGTTCCCGAACCCGAGCTGGCTCTGATCGTCTCTCCCGATCAGAAACTGGTGGGTTACACGGTGGGCAACGACATGTCCGCCCGTGACATCGAAGGCGAAAACCCGCTTTATCTGCCACAGGCGAAATTTTACAAACAGTGTTGCGGCCTGGGACCCTGTGTCCTGCTGCACGAGGGCCCTCTGGATCGTGAAGCCACCAGGATCATTCTGACCATCGAACGGGATGGCGAAGAAGTCTTCCGCGGCGATACGTCCGTCGCAGAAATGGCCCGCGGACTGGAAGATCTCATCAGTTGGCTCGTGAAAGAGAATGATTTCCCCAGCGGTGCGATTCTGCTTACCGGAACCGGCATCGTTCCGCCGGACGAATTCACTCTCGAAGATCGGGACATCGTATCCATCGAGATCACCGGTATCGGGACGCTGATCAATCCAGTTGTGAAAGATTCAGCTCCTTAG
- a CDS encoding RluA family pseudouridine synthase — translation MSDELSSPPELSTEPIEITVEARAHGWRIDHYLCRLYPNYTRVLFQKAIKQEAVLVNGLPVKAARRMRVNDRVSVRLPELPDNQLPPEDIPLDIIYEDDFIAVINKPSDMIVHPGKGNYAGTLAGALQHHFDQLSDVAGQFRPGIVHRLDRNTSGLLVVAKDNQVHARLSAQFEKREVQKEYRAIVWGRMEFDTDYIETFMCVHPRHREKMIVCDEGGNARDAFTYYEVIQRYKAFSYVRLKPRTGRTHQLRVHMQHIGHSIVADRVYGGRITLKMKDLSVQAEADAADLESDILIDRQALHAHRLEFSHPHSGKPMQFEAPLPEDMQQTLAALDQYQKEN, via the coding sequence ATGTCTGACGAACTTTCGTCACCGCCGGAACTCTCGACTGAGCCGATCGAAATTACTGTCGAGGCACGCGCTCATGGCTGGCGGATAGATCATTATCTCTGTCGCCTGTATCCGAATTACACCCGCGTCTTATTCCAGAAAGCGATCAAGCAGGAAGCGGTGCTGGTCAACGGCTTGCCCGTCAAAGCTGCCCGCCGCATGCGGGTCAATGACCGGGTTTCGGTTCGCCTGCCTGAACTGCCCGATAATCAGCTTCCCCCGGAAGACATTCCGCTGGACATTATTTACGAAGACGACTTTATCGCCGTCATCAATAAGCCTTCGGATATGATCGTCCATCCCGGCAAAGGCAACTATGCGGGAACGCTGGCCGGAGCCCTGCAGCATCACTTCGATCAGCTCAGCGATGTCGCCGGCCAGTTTCGTCCCGGAATCGTCCATCGTCTCGACCGGAATACCAGCGGTCTGCTGGTTGTTGCCAAGGATAATCAGGTTCACGCCCGTCTGAGCGCCCAGTTTGAAAAGCGGGAAGTTCAGAAGGAATACCGGGCGATTGTCTGGGGACGCATGGAATTCGACACCGATTACATCGAGACGTTCATGTGTGTGCATCCCCGTCATCGGGAGAAAATGATCGTCTGTGATGAAGGGGGCAATGCCCGCGACGCATTCACTTATTACGAAGTGATTCAGCGATACAAGGCGTTTAGTTACGTGCGACTCAAACCTCGAACCGGGCGCACCCATCAACTGCGGGTACATATGCAACATATCGGCCATTCCATTGTGGCGGATCGCGTGTATGGCGGCCGGATCACTCTGAAAATGAAGGATCTGAGCGTGCAGGCCGAGGCGGACGCCGCGGATCTGGAAAGCGACATTCTGATTGATCGACAGGCCCTGCATGCCCATCGATTGGAATTTAGTCATCCTCACAGTGGAAAACCGATGCAGTTTGAGGCACCATTACCAGAAGATATGCAACAGACCTTAGCCGCCCTGGACCAGTATCAGAAGGAAAATTGA
- a CDS encoding DUF1559 family PulG-like putative transporter — MQRWISISVVLLLIVLVFGLLIPAVQQAREAARRATAKNDLKQIGLAAHNYADAHRCFPSGGVIREDGTATQGWMTMYLPYLDASPDYSQLSLDEPWLSAANRTVIETVRTTYLNPEVRLNYTGTGFGLTHYLGNPHLYYRNSSVTFDQMERGTTHTWVIGDVAGEFQPWAYPFNWRPLGTQLCAGPGSFGCPNWEGGHLLFADGKVLFFSEETSPEILKQLAAAPPVPASEQMAVPDKRFETGVYNWEHVPLESQPENEHRFYAEVLKEAGEPLLIDLFAVENLSDSEWEEVMEKERSFPDTLLIQRIDKSTDLSLVLSGSMLKQAASAQQMQENLKLLKTLQKQMP, encoded by the coding sequence ATGCAGCGCTGGATTTCAATAAGCGTCGTTCTGCTCCTGATTGTCCTCGTGTTCGGTTTGCTGATTCCAGCGGTACAGCAGGCACGCGAAGCGGCACGCAGAGCGACTGCGAAGAACGACCTGAAACAGATCGGACTGGCGGCACATAACTATGCAGACGCGCATCGCTGTTTTCCTTCCGGTGGAGTGATTCGCGAGGATGGCACCGCCACGCAGGGCTGGATGACGATGTATCTTCCCTATCTGGATGCGAGTCCGGATTATTCTCAGCTTAGTCTGGACGAGCCCTGGTTGAGTGCAGCCAATCGAACTGTGATCGAAACCGTCCGAACTACCTATCTGAATCCAGAAGTCAGATTGAACTATACAGGTACAGGCTTTGGTCTGACGCATTACCTGGGAAATCCGCATCTCTACTACCGTAACAGCAGTGTCACTTTCGATCAGATGGAGCGGGGTACCACGCATACCTGGGTGATTGGAGATGTGGCTGGTGAATTTCAACCATGGGCTTATCCGTTTAACTGGCGTCCCCTGGGAACTCAACTGTGTGCAGGACCGGGAAGTTTCGGCTGCCCGAACTGGGAAGGCGGTCATCTGCTCTTTGCCGATGGCAAAGTCCTGTTCTTTTCTGAAGAGACTTCGCCGGAAATTCTCAAGCAGTTGGCTGCAGCTCCACCCGTGCCAGCGTCGGAGCAAATGGCAGTCCCCGATAAACGCTTTGAGACGGGAGTCTATAATTGGGAACATGTTCCGCTGGAGAGTCAACCAGAGAACGAACATCGTTTTTACGCTGAAGTTCTCAAGGAAGCCGGGGAACCACTGCTGATCGACCTGTTTGCAGTTGAGAATCTGTCAGACAGTGAATGGGAGGAAGTGATGGAAAAGGAAAGGAGCTTTCCAGATACCCTGCTGATACAGAGAATCGACAAGTCCACCGACCTTTCTCTGGTTCTGTCAGGATCAATGCTGAAGCAGGCGGCCAGTGCGCAGCAGATGCAGGAGAATCTCAAGTTGCTCAAGACGCTCCAGAAACAGATGCCTTAG
- a CDS encoding DUF1559 family PulG-like putative transporter, giving the protein MQRWISVIVVLLLIVLVIGLTMPAVEQSREAARRSTSKNNLKQLGLAVANYHDSHKCLPPGGVIREDDVAMHGWFSMILPYLDQSDDYSGINFSEPWDQNGNRAIYEKSRPVFIIPGNFSRFTSQGYGLTNYLGNPNLLNRNSNVSIEQMSNGTSHTWLAGEAAGNFQPWGYPFNWRPLGTKLCDGPNSFGHPPWQGGHLLFADGSVTFFSENTSDVILKKFAAAPPVPTAEQTQVPDRTFETGDFSWNNQSLQSDPQAEQLYYVHVLSGQTDQPLRIEVYSKINLEQVPDLPKLRGPDFLFVVDKNTDIAEALQATSLPKSASPEQLQHNTELLKNLQERLPE; this is encoded by the coding sequence ATGCAGCGTTGGATTTCGGTAATCGTTGTTTTGCTATTAATCGTGCTGGTCATTGGCCTGACGATGCCCGCGGTGGAGCAATCCAGAGAAGCAGCGCGTCGATCGACTTCGAAAAATAACCTGAAACAACTGGGGCTGGCCGTCGCGAATTATCATGACTCACACAAGTGCCTGCCTCCCGGTGGTGTCATTCGCGAAGACGATGTCGCCATGCACGGCTGGTTTTCAATGATTCTGCCTTATCTTGATCAGAGTGATGATTATTCGGGAATCAACTTTTCAGAACCCTGGGACCAGAATGGGAATAGAGCCATTTATGAGAAATCCCGCCCTGTCTTCATCATCCCCGGAAACTTTTCGCGGTTCACGAGTCAGGGTTATGGTTTGACCAACTACCTGGGAAACCCCAATCTGCTGAATCGCAACAGCAATGTCAGCATCGAGCAAATGTCGAATGGCACCTCGCATACCTGGCTGGCGGGAGAAGCGGCCGGCAACTTCCAGCCCTGGGGGTATCCTTTCAACTGGCGACCGCTGGGAACGAAACTCTGTGACGGACCGAATAGCTTCGGCCATCCCCCCTGGCAGGGCGGACATCTGTTATTTGCCGATGGGAGTGTCACGTTCTTTTCAGAAAACACCTCAGATGTGATTCTCAAGAAATTCGCCGCTGCTCCACCTGTGCCCACTGCCGAACAGACACAAGTCCCGGACAGAACTTTCGAGACGGGCGACTTCTCCTGGAACAATCAGTCCTTACAGTCAGATCCCCAGGCGGAACAGCTGTACTACGTGCACGTACTGAGTGGGCAAACCGATCAGCCACTCAGGATAGAAGTCTATTCAAAGATCAACCTGGAACAGGTGCCGGATTTACCAAAGCTCCGCGGCCCCGACTTTCTCTTTGTGGTTGATAAGAACACCGACATCGCTGAGGCGCTTCAAGCCACATCACTGCCGAAGTCTGCCTCCCCCGAACAGTTACAACACAATACAGAGCTTTTGAAGAACCTGCAGGAACGACTACCGGAATAG
- a CDS encoding DUF1559 family PulG-like putative transporter codes for MSRMEWGVVIGINLLLIALLVPGVQQSREAARQSTSKNNLKQVAIAFYNYNDTWSYLPPGGTIREDGTAMHGWMIQNYLFMEASHLYDCVDFNNPWDSSENIPVYEWPMGCYQVPGADANYSTTGFALTHYQGNPNLLYRNSSVSLEQLEDGAAHHWLAGEVAGNYQPWGYPFNWRPLGTKLCDGPNSFGHPPWSGGHLLRADGSVTFFTDQTSPEILQAFAEAPPVATRAQTAVPDRKFEYGDFLWERIDLQSDPRAENIYVVKVLRKKWGAPLLINVYTAANISPEVRATYKYQGDILHFLLRIDDSTDITDVLQATSLKEETIPKQWAANMKLLKSIQQQLPQTDAQ; via the coding sequence ATGAGCCGAATGGAATGGGGTGTTGTGATCGGGATTAATCTCCTGTTAATCGCTCTACTGGTTCCAGGTGTGCAACAATCCAGAGAAGCGGCTCGCCAGTCGACGTCGAAGAATAATCTGAAGCAGGTCGCCATCGCGTTCTATAATTACAATGATACTTGGAGTTACCTCCCTCCTGGAGGGACGATTCGCGAAGATGGTACTGCGATGCACGGTTGGATGATTCAAAATTATCTATTCATGGAAGCCAGTCATTTATATGACTGTGTCGATTTTAATAATCCTTGGGATAGTTCTGAAAACATTCCGGTTTATGAGTGGCCGATGGGCTGCTATCAGGTTCCCGGAGCTGATGCCAACTACTCCACCACCGGTTTCGCCTTGACTCATTATCAGGGAAATCCGAATCTGCTGTACCGGAACAGTTCTGTGTCTCTCGAACAACTGGAAGATGGGGCCGCGCATCACTGGCTGGCTGGCGAAGTAGCCGGGAATTATCAGCCGTGGGGCTATCCCTTCAACTGGCGCCCGCTGGGAACAAAACTCTGCGACGGACCGAACTCTTTCGGCCATCCACCCTGGAGCGGAGGGCACCTTTTGCGTGCCGATGGCAGCGTGACGTTTTTCACCGATCAGACCTCGCCCGAAATTTTGCAAGCGTTCGCCGAAGCCCCTCCCGTCGCGACCCGCGCACAGACCGCGGTCCCCGATCGCAAGTTTGAATACGGCGATTTTCTCTGGGAACGCATTGATCTGCAGTCTGATCCCCGGGCAGAAAACATTTATGTAGTGAAAGTGCTGCGGAAGAAATGGGGGGCGCCGTTATTGATCAATGTCTATACTGCGGCAAATATCTCGCCGGAAGTACGTGCAACCTATAAATATCAGGGGGACATACTGCATTTTTTGTTACGAATCGATGACTCTACCGATATTACTGATGTGCTCCAGGCAACGTCTCTCAAGGAAGAAACCATTCCCAAGCAGTGGGCAGCGAACATGAAACTGTTAAAATCCATTCAACAACAACTGCCACAAACTGATGCACAATAA
- a CDS encoding DUF1559 family PulG-like putative transporter, which yields MSRQLWRDLAVMMGIFLLLIALLIPAIHRSRTAARMSSAKNNLKQIGLALHNYHDTHGCFPPGGVIREDGTAMHGWMTFIMPFLDASPYYNMLNFNYPWDRPENNRVFEVKYPVYQIPGRDMGLTSGGYELTCYMGNPNLLSRNRSVTQREIDTGSSHNWLAGEAAGNFQPWGYPFNWRPLGTKLCEGPDTFGQLSWDGTHLLLVDGSVQYFSTETAPEILQALADAPPIATHAQTAVPERTFIIGEYEWEQIDLQSDPQGENQYIAKVLRSPAGLPLKMSVCSKYIVRPGDEPEYKGKGSVFLFLAHIGPQTDIASTLKATTLGEETTPAQFKADVKTLQKLQQQLPRDEASQ from the coding sequence ATGTCCAGACAGCTCTGGAGAGATCTGGCAGTGATGATGGGGATCTTCCTGCTGCTCATCGCACTGCTTATCCCAGCCATACATCGTTCCCGCACGGCAGCCCGCATGTCGTCAGCGAAAAACAACCTCAAGCAGATCGGGCTGGCACTGCACAATTACCATGACACTCATGGTTGCTTTCCTCCCGGCGGTGTGATTCGCGAAGACGGAACCGCCATGCATGGCTGGATGACGTTTATTATGCCGTTCCTCGATGCAAGTCCCTATTATAACATGCTCAATTTTAATTACCCTTGGGACCGTCCGGAGAATAACCGGGTCTTTGAGGTCAAATACCCTGTTTATCAGATTCCTGGCAGAGACATGGGGCTGACCAGCGGCGGATATGAGCTTACCTGTTATATGGGGAATCCAAATCTACTGTCGCGAAACCGTTCCGTGACACAAAGAGAAATCGACACAGGCAGTTCACATAACTGGCTTGCAGGGGAAGCCGCCGGAAACTTTCAGCCCTGGGGCTACCCGTTCAACTGGCGTCCGCTGGGAACAAAACTCTGTGAAGGACCGGACACTTTCGGCCAGCTTTCCTGGGACGGCACACATCTCCTGCTGGTGGATGGCAGCGTGCAATATTTTTCTACGGAGACTGCTCCTGAAATTTTGCAGGCACTCGCAGACGCACCACCGATCGCCACCCATGCACAGACCGCGGTTCCTGAACGCACCTTTATTATCGGCGAGTATGAATGGGAGCAAATCGACCTGCAGTCCGATCCACAGGGGGAAAATCAATATATCGCCAAAGTCTTGCGAAGCCCTGCTGGCCTGCCATTGAAAATGAGTGTCTGCTCTAAATACATCGTGAGGCCGGGAGACGAACCCGAGTATAAGGGAAAGGGGTCTGTATTTCTGTTCCTGGCACACATTGGCCCGCAGACCGACATCGCCTCCACGCTCAAAGCCACGACTCTCGGGGAAGAAACCACTCCCGCACAGTTTAAGGCGGATGTTAAAACGCTTCAGAAGCTTCAGCAGCAGTTGCCCCGCGATGAGGCATCACAATAA
- a CDS encoding pyridoxamine 5'-phosphate oxidase family protein, giving the protein MTRQFDFNPAKVHTILNETWRHLNYAVETETHPWRLGTLATISDNRPRVRTVVLRAVEIEQRQVICYTDQRSDKVQELEENPWIEWVAYDPVTRVQIRLRGRAEVHTQNDQAARHWEASSPEHRRGYITVSAPGTQAETASPNLPDYLFDRLPNDEEAQLGYENFAVIVCQIEHIDWLELRRNGHLAARFLWTDKWEGHWKYA; this is encoded by the coding sequence ATGACCAGGCAATTTGATTTTAACCCGGCCAAAGTCCATACAATTCTCAACGAGACCTGGCGACACCTGAACTATGCAGTCGAAACGGAAACGCATCCCTGGCGGCTGGGTACCCTGGCCACGATTTCAGACAATCGTCCCCGCGTGCGCACCGTGGTCCTGAGAGCTGTGGAAATCGAGCAGCGACAGGTGATCTGCTACACCGATCAGCGTTCAGACAAAGTCCAGGAGCTTGAGGAAAACCCCTGGATTGAGTGGGTTGCCTATGATCCGGTCACGCGGGTGCAGATCCGTCTGCGCGGCCGGGCCGAAGTGCATACCCAAAATGATCAGGCTGCCCGGCACTGGGAAGCCAGCAGTCCCGAGCACCGTCGCGGTTATATCACAGTTTCAGCTCCGGGAACGCAGGCCGAAACCGCTTCTCCCAATCTGCCTGATTACCTGTTTGACCGGCTGCCCAATGATGAAGAGGCACAACTGGGCTACGAAAATTTCGCGGTAATCGTCTGCCAGATTGAACACATCGACTGGCTGGAACTCCGCCGCAACGGCCATCTCGCTGCCCGGTTCCTCTGGACCGACAAATGGGAAGGCCACTGGAAATATGCGTGA
- a CDS encoding MFS transporter, whose protein sequence is MTETESTSQTELPSLYHDSSFWGMTVTQFWGAFNDNLYKQLVLLFCAQQALQGAKDQQGIALGVFALPFVFFSGLGGWYADRHTKRTIVIACKVAEIIIALLAMAAFFTGQLLPLLVVLGLLSTQSAIFGPAKYGILPEMLRSDDLPQANGVIQMTTFVAIIFGMASAGFVKQAFPDALWKTSYFCIAIAVIGTISAFWVRRTPVAHPGLPFRWSTLGINPETRTLLLQDRRLLSVLLISSVFWFVGGIVQPLVNIFGIGQLHLSESRTSLMAACMGVGISLGCVAAGRVSHKRVNFKLVTVGAWGLVLCLALMSGIGWWGPGDGLETVKQTDASLWEAFIPLNAAEWMSRTVLTLVGFFAGLFIVPLQVELQTRPPKSQKGRMIGTMNLINWVGIVLSAVFFGLFTMVCNKLNWPMSHVFLVLALVILPVALFYHPRDEALSHDAPGT, encoded by the coding sequence GTGACCGAAACGGAATCGACGTCTCAAACAGAACTGCCATCCCTGTATCATGATTCCTCGTTCTGGGGGATGACGGTCACGCAGTTCTGGGGCGCCTTCAACGACAATCTCTATAAACAGCTGGTGTTGCTGTTCTGCGCGCAACAGGCGCTGCAGGGGGCCAAAGATCAGCAGGGCATCGCACTGGGAGTCTTCGCGCTCCCCTTCGTCTTCTTCTCAGGGTTAGGTGGCTGGTACGCCGATCGACACACAAAACGAACGATTGTCATCGCCTGTAAAGTAGCTGAGATCATTATTGCGCTGCTGGCGATGGCGGCCTTCTTCACCGGTCAACTGCTGCCTCTGCTGGTCGTTCTCGGTCTGCTCAGTACCCAGAGTGCGATCTTCGGACCTGCCAAGTATGGGATCCTGCCGGAAATGCTCCGCAGCGATGACCTGCCTCAGGCTAACGGTGTGATTCAGATGACAACATTCGTCGCCATCATTTTCGGTATGGCTTCCGCGGGCTTCGTAAAGCAGGCCTTTCCCGATGCACTCTGGAAAACCAGTTATTTCTGTATCGCGATTGCCGTGATCGGCACGATCTCTGCCTTCTGGGTTCGCCGCACGCCGGTGGCGCATCCGGGGCTCCCATTTCGCTGGTCGACACTGGGCATTAACCCCGAGACGCGAACTCTGCTATTGCAGGATCGTCGCCTGTTGTCAGTACTGCTGATTTCATCGGTCTTCTGGTTCGTGGGGGGCATCGTGCAGCCCCTGGTGAATATCTTCGGGATTGGACAACTGCACTTAAGTGAAAGTCGTACCAGCTTGATGGCGGCCTGTATGGGGGTTGGGATTTCGCTGGGATGTGTCGCCGCGGGACGTGTTTCGCATAAACGGGTGAATTTCAAACTGGTCACTGTCGGCGCCTGGGGACTGGTCCTCTGCCTGGCGCTCATGTCGGGGATCGGCTGGTGGGGGCCTGGAGACGGACTCGAAACCGTCAAACAAACTGATGCTTCGCTCTGGGAAGCCTTCATTCCCCTCAACGCCGCCGAGTGGATGTCGCGGACGGTGTTGACCCTCGTCGGTTTCTTCGCCGGTCTGTTTATTGTCCCGCTCCAGGTAGAACTGCAAACCCGCCCTCCCAAATCGCAGAAGGGCCGCATGATCGGTACAATGAATCTGATCAACTGGGTGGGGATCGTACTCTCCGCGGTCTTCTTCGGTCTCTTTACCATGGTCTGTAACAAGCTGAACTGGCCTATGAGTCATGTCTTCCTCGTGCTGGCCCTGGTAATCCTGCCTGTTGCGCTGTTTTATCATCCCCGGGATGAAGCTTTATCCCACGATGCCCCTGGAACCTGA